From Desulfuromonas soudanensis, the proteins below share one genomic window:
- a CDS encoding outer membrane lipoprotein-sorting protein, which translates to MPSSCSTSLSFFVAAILLTGIPCTAQSVQALELRELIRHVEQQYHGSSSHARTEMRVRTEHWQRSLEMEAWSLERDRFLVRILAPPKERGVATLKVDKEVWNYLPRVDRVIKVPPSMMGGAWMGSHITNDDLVKASHVDEDYTFTLLKESPEHYLIECLPKVNAAVVWGKIVYEILKPLLVPGTVTYYDEGMIPVREILFADVRTTGGRTLPMRMTVRPLDKPGEETVLQYQEINFDVPLTASFFSLRTLKER; encoded by the coding sequence ATGCCCAGTTCCTGCAGCACCTCCCTTTCATTCTTCGTCGCAGCCATCCTCCTGACCGGGATCCCATGTACCGCTCAATCGGTCCAAGCCCTGGAGCTGCGCGAGCTGATCCGTCATGTCGAGCAGCAGTACCACGGGAGCAGCTCCCACGCCCGCACCGAGATGCGGGTCAGGACCGAACACTGGCAGCGCTCCCTGGAGATGGAGGCCTGGTCCCTGGAGCGCGACCGCTTTCTGGTGCGGATTCTCGCTCCGCCCAAGGAGCGGGGGGTGGCCACCCTCAAGGTGGACAAGGAGGTCTGGAACTATCTCCCCCGGGTCGATCGGGTGATCAAGGTGCCGCCGTCGATGATGGGCGGGGCGTGGATGGGGAGTCACATCACCAACGACGATCTGGTCAAGGCGAGTCATGTGGACGAGGATTATACCTTCACCCTTCTCAAGGAGAGTCCCGAGCACTATCTCATCGAATGTCTCCCCAAGGTCAATGCGGCGGTGGTCTGGGGGAAGATCGTCTATGAAATCCTCAAGCCGCTCCTGGTGCCGGGGACGGTTACCTATTACGACGAGGGGATGATACCGGTGCGCGAGATCCTTTTCGCCGACGTCCGGACGACGGGCGGGCGCACCCTCCCCATGCGCATGACGGTGCGCCCCCTCGACAAGCCGGGGGAGGAGACGGTCCTCCAGTACCAGGAGATCAACTTCGACGTCCCCCTGACCGCCTCCTTCTTTTCCCTGCGCACCCTCAAGGAGCGCTGA
- a CDS encoding ABC transporter permease, protein MLWRLALRNIWRNKRRTALTVSAMVVSSSLLILSLGIFSGMLSDMLASATEQYYGHLVVSVTGYQDDRDFFDNFSPDPALLERIASTSGVRGISPRLRAFGLVSHGQRSDPAEILGVEPASERQVTRLQEKIVAGSYLPDDPEKGALLGRGLAERLGVNPGDELVFVTQAADGSIGNDLFTLRGIFATGDSRHDNGLVLVGLSALQRLTVLPDRVHELAASLEDPMTAGATAAQLNGQLPEGLEATDWGQLLPEMQEAIAASDVSRLIIVTILYFATGLGILNTFFMSVMERTREFGILMALGMRPWRVRAMVLLETLAMGGVSLALGISLGLALSLYMATVGIDLSESITPITYAGGTIAPRLRVVMEPANFIVPSLLLLVVCLLAGFLPANRAAGLDPVAAIRED, encoded by the coding sequence ATGCTCTGGCGTCTGGCCCTGCGCAATATCTGGCGCAACAAGCGGCGCACCGCCCTGACCGTTTCGGCCATGGTCGTCTCCTCCTCCCTGCTGATCCTTTCCCTCGGGATCTTCTCCGGCATGCTCTCCGACATGCTCGCCTCGGCGACGGAGCAGTATTACGGCCACCTGGTCGTCTCGGTGACGGGGTACCAGGACGATCGCGACTTCTTTGACAACTTCTCTCCGGACCCCGCGCTTCTCGAGAGGATCGCCTCGACCTCCGGGGTCCGGGGGATCTCCCCGCGGCTGCGCGCCTTCGGTCTCGTCTCCCACGGCCAGAGGAGCGATCCCGCCGAGATTCTCGGCGTGGAGCCGGCCTCCGAGCGCCAGGTCACCCGCCTCCAGGAGAAGATCGTCGCCGGGTCCTACCTTCCCGACGACCCGGAAAAGGGCGCTCTCCTCGGACGCGGCCTCGCCGAACGCCTCGGGGTGAACCCCGGCGACGAACTGGTCTTCGTCACCCAGGCCGCCGACGGCTCCATCGGCAACGACCTCTTTACGCTCCGGGGAATCTTTGCCACCGGCGACAGCCGCCACGACAACGGCCTGGTCCTCGTGGGTCTCTCCGCCCTGCAGCGGCTCACCGTCCTCCCCGACCGCGTTCACGAGTTGGCGGCGTCCCTGGAGGATCCCATGACGGCGGGAGCGACGGCGGCGCAGCTCAACGGGCAGCTCCCTGAAGGTCTCGAGGCCACGGACTGGGGGCAACTCCTCCCCGAGATGCAGGAGGCGATCGCCGCCTCCGACGTCAGCCGGCTGATCATCGTCACCATCCTCTACTTCGCCACCGGGCTGGGGATTCTCAACACCTTCTTCATGTCGGTCATGGAGAGGACCCGCGAGTTCGGCATCCTCATGGCCCTGGGGATGCGCCCCTGGCGGGTGCGGGCCATGGTTTTGCTGGAAACCCTCGCCATGGGGGGAGTCTCCCTGGCCCTCGGCATATCTCTCGGTCTGGCGCTGAGCCTCTACATGGCGACGGTGGGGATCGACCTCTCCGAGTCCATCACCCCCATCACCTACGCCGGCGGCACCATCGCGCCGCGGCTGCGCGTCGTCATGGAACCGGCCAACTTCATCGTCCCGTCCCTTCTCCTGCTGGTGGTCTGCCTGCTGGCCGGATTCCTTCCCGCCAACCGGGCCGCCGGCCTCGATCCGGTGGCGGCCATCCGCGAGGACTGA